The DNA window ATCGCACATCCTAGCTGTGAATCTCTCGACTGATTCCGGATggtaaatatacacatttttcaGTACGCcagtttgtattattgttagaGGATGAAGTGATAAACGGACTGGCTCTTTAGAGAACACTCTTTCCTCTTTACCTCGTCTGGCTTCACTTCTCTGGATGTAAAGTCCTTCACACAGTCCATGAAGCAGTTTTCTGTGAGCTTGTTGTAAGTCCCCAGAAATTCCTTGAACtgcaaaaaacatttgaataattCACTTAGAGAGAGAACTAATCTCTAATAACAAGTGTATTTCACTGCACATCTCTCCTGTAGTAGTGTAAAATTATAATAtggcaattttttttatttagaggTATAGCAGATCAAAtcggaacaaaggcagtctatCCAAGAGGTCACCATTAAAACTAATTGACACTGTTAAAAAGCAATAGTTCAGCACAGCTACATCAGGCAAGTTTCATATACGACACCTGTTTTATCTGGTCGGTCTCGGAGATCTGTGCCTGCATCTTCTAAGGATTCACACGGATTCGTCTTTCAGGAAAATCGGGAGGAGAACATGGTAAGAAATGCATGTTGCATAAAAACTAGTCAAATAAAACTGGATTTAGTAACACAGAAGGTGCAGTTTAACGAACATGAAGCTACAAATATAGTATGAATCATTTAAACTTGAAATAGGTTGAACATGATAGAAAACATGACAACAATGTAGTAAATGCAAATCttaattataatacaatgaAGTTAATCCATGGCAATACAGACAGGGACTCCGACACCCATCCACTGACAGCAGCTGTAACAGACTGGAGAGAAAGTCATTGAAACTGTACTGGGTCTGCAAAAGAGCAGCATTGCAGGAGTCCAGCAAGACAGAACAATTCAGCAGAAGTTTCATCTATatcaaaaacacatgcattatgTCGATTTCATTGCTGGAGCACAAGCCTCCACTGCAATCCGCCTATGCATGCATCCATGCTCTGAATAtgtaattatacatttcaaaatatgttaaCAAATTTAAAAGGGGGTTAAATTAGATGTCTTATATGCATGCAATAAGTGGTAAcatgtaatttaaatgtataattcgCTTGCAGCTTGTGTAGGTGTTGATTTCACTGACATGTTCAATGGATGGCTGTGTCTTGGCCTCGGCTGCACTGGGTTTTGGTTTTGTCTATTTGCTCGCTGAATTTTGAAGCCACCAAACGGCATGAATCACCTCCGTGACCATAACCTCATTCCCGGTAACCGCTGTGTTTCGGCCCGGCCTGGGGACCGGCTCGCCATCTGCACCGGGACTTGGCTTTACAATGTGAGGCTTAAAACCAGCAACGGAGCCGCGGGTCCAAGAAGCCGCTTTATTGCGCGTTACACGAATCAGCAACCCGGAGGGTGATAGCCGGCACCGGGGATGTCAAAGGCCTGTGCAGCACATCGACAAATCAGCTGCAAAATCAGACATATCACCACGATATAACACGACACTCACAATTAGCATCTACCCTTTCGCACATAAGCCCctttaataaacacaaatgCACATAAAAAGCAGAATAAAACCGAGCTTTACCTCTTCAGGGTGAAACAGCAGCGAGTCATTCACAGAAGGACATGTGAGTTTCACGACAGCCCGAGCGACTGCCGTAAAGCACTTTCGATATATATACGCGTCTCCTCCTGTCGGTTCTCTTTTATATGTCACACATATTTAACGACAAAACGTTCATTAAAACACGGAACAAAAATAACGAAGGCTGACATTAAAATGCGCAGTTATTAATGTTCACGAAGTTAATCCTCGCCGATGGGAAAATAGACTTACTTATCGTTACGTAGCAGCAGGGGTGCTCCTTTATAAACAATCCGATGCGGAAACCAGTCTTGCCGTCTACAATGTACAATCAAAGTAAATGGCTGCTGCACATAAAAACACGCAGTTTCCTTGTACAGACAGCGCTTTATTAAATCTGTCTCCTGTTGTAAATTATCATATATTTTGTTGAAAAGCACATAAACAATTCGTTTAAAGTACGCGGCGCATTTCCCACCTCTCCCCTTGAAGCGGACACTTCCCATCGCATCCGTGTTTCCGCGGGGACTGTAAACAAGCGCTGCACAGCCACCTTCCCAACCGAAACTTTTCACTCCGGATTTGACGCACAGCTCTTACTGGacgtttgttttaatttattgaaaCACGTCcagaaaagtattattattatcaaactGTCGTCGCGTTACTTGTGTTTATTACAGACGTTATTCGGGCTCTTCCTCGTATTGCACGTCACTTATCTCGGGGCGGGAATAGTTTTAAACTTGCGGGACAGTTTTGCGGCACCGATTCAAACCATTAATCCGGTTTGTAGCCATTTGTTCTGCTGTCTAAACACGTCCAGGGATGGATCGTGGTCTTCCTCAGACAAATGCATCACTGACGTGCATTATCTCCGCAGAGGCGCCAGACAGGCTGGACGACTCCAGCGGCAGCTCCAGCGCCGGGGACGTCTTAATCCGCTCCACCGGCATCCAGTCCCGGACCCGGGGCGGCGGCAGGACGTGGGAGACGAGCGCGATGTCCCATGAGCACATCAgggtctgtgtgaagaagctcCGGGAGGCCCCTTGGCCCAGCGCTGAGCCCGGTGCAGGGACCCCCAGAGAGCCGTGCACCCCTCCAGCGCTGCCGGCTAACAGGCCCCCCGCTCCCGCTGCAGCCGCGACCACGGGTGGGCTCAGAGACACTGCCCTGGGGGGTAAGGAGATCAGTGCCATGTGTGTGTCATTGCTGTGTTGCTGCAGTGATGTTTTACTGTCGGCACTAACAGCTCAGTAGCACCTGACGCGTCCATTGCTTTGTAAAGCATCTTAATTAAACCCTTAAATCCGAGCAATGATTTTACTGATCATGTGTCCCTGTCCCGTGTTTCTGGGACTGTATTCATTCATGTGTTTATATAAGTGCTGTGAAAAAGCTGCTGCTATGGCCAACCCACATAGGtgtctatacacacacacacataagtaaAAGGAGGTCTATATTGTATTGCAAAAACGCTCTTCTTTCATCACTATTATTATAGTTAGTTTTGAACAAAAAGTGCACTGCGCGCCCTCTGGTGGGGAACAGTAGCGTTTCCACCCCCCCTCAACCTAATCTTGTATTCTAGTTTTCACAGGTATGCAAACAAAGTATTCATTATAGTGTGGCAGCCGTTAATAACCCCTCACACAGTTTAATCTTGGTCCTGTTCAGCAAAGCTTGATCCCATTCCTATGAGCGATGACACATTGTTAGTAAATAAGTCAGGTCTTGCTTTCTCTTTATTGTAGAGCCCAATGATCTCACAGCACAATCATGTCCCAGTGCCAGGAGCAAAGCCATGCGGGTGAATTATCAAAGCAGAGTTTGAAGAGCTATCTGGCATGAACTGTACTGTGAGCTCATATTGTAATTAGTCCTGGATACAGTAGATCGATGTCTGGTTACTAAATGGAGCATCGCGGATCAAACATGGGTTTTATGTGTAGTGACTTGATGTTTTATGGAAGCGGGTTGAAGTTTGTGCTCAGACTTCTGCTTCCCTCACGCAACAGGAAAAGAAGAGTCTTGTGACTTGAGAGGAGGCGTCCGGCAGCCGTTCAGCGGACCTGGGAATAATTTGGACTGTCAGGCAAGTTACTCGACGGACCAAAAATAAGCATCATGACTAGCAGTGTGGCCCCAGTTACCATTCAGGAAGACAAGAGCAGGCTTTAACTCCATGTTCACACCAGACTAAAGTTAAACCACAGGGTTTATCCAGACGTATTTCTTGAGGATGATAAAGGTACATTCTCTCATttacttaattattattttatacaataaatATTCAGTTGCCTCCCGTTTCTATTTGACAGATTCCACCCAAGAATAGAAAGAAGATGCAGGTGTTTACAGCCCCACCAGAGGGCAGTAGCAACAAAGGTAACTAACATCCGCACAGCAGCTTCTCAAAGCCAGGCATgtttgtcgggggaaaaagcaATTTTCTATTGTGAATAAAAGTCTAAACTATATTGCATCAGCACCAGCGAGGAAAGAACATCTGTAAACCTTCATTTATCTTTACGATTTACACTCCAGTCGGATTATCCACTAAAAAGGCTGAATTGATGATACAATTTCTCTATCACCGTGTGTCCCGTTCAAATGTAGTAGAGGCTGTTGTTTtgtgtgcattgtgtgtttAATTATGGACGCAGCAGTGTGTTGTTCATTTTCTCTTTTCGGTGTGTATTTCAGTGTCGGTTCTGCACTAGAATCAGGCTCGACTGAATTAGCATTCAAGCCAGTGAGCACCAAACCACATGACTCAGCCAGAGTGTTTTAATGATTCGAGCTGCTGGGGACGACACCAGCGCTAGGTGTTTTGATTCTGACTGCTGAGTATAGCTAAGATGGCTTCTTTATACACACCCATATAAATACAAAGAAAGCTTAAAGCGAAACATAAAATACGGGAAACATTATAGAAGAATCTTAAAAAATATCCCC is part of the Amia ocellicauda isolate fAmiCal2 chromosome 21, fAmiCal2.hap1, whole genome shotgun sequence genome and encodes:
- the timm9 gene encoding mitochondrial import inner membrane translocase subunit Tim9, with the translated sequence MQAQISETDQIKQFKEFLGTYNKLTENCFMDCVKDFTSREVKPDEMTCSESCLQKYLKMTQRISMRFQEYHIQQNEALAAKAGLIGQPR
- the LOC136716737 gene encoding protein TALPID3, which codes for MDRGLPQTNASLTCIISAEAPDRLDDSSGSSSAGDVLIRSTGIQSRTRGGGRTWETSAMSHEHIRVCVKKLREAPWPSAEPGAGTPREPCTPPALPANRPPAPAAAATTGGLRDTALGGKEESCDLRGGVRQPFSGPGNNLDCQIPPKNRKKMQVFTAPPEGSSNKGHDVLISQYSASDKEAARAFFRQRSQSAPLRREVRVQLLDEQGTSATASHHPDATPAPTPAPTPVGDPATAAAVAAAAVAATVPLLKVGTGRRGRDGH